A region of the Ciona intestinalis chromosome 12, KH, whole genome shotgun sequence genome:
CTTGCTTACTCAAAAGCTACcatgtttataactttgtgCCAAAAACAAGAGTTGACAACATATTTTACCAGGTGTTTTACCATTTACATATCTTACCAGGTGTGGAACGCAAATCGGGGTCGAGAATATTTGCTTGCGGCCATCAACACCAAGCAGGCACGACCAAGTTACGCAACAGCTGCTTTACAAGCTGCACGTTGaagttattttcaaaatcttaaaatactGGCTGAAAAATACTGGCTGAATCATCCTAATCACACTTGCTGTTGGTTTTGGGAAATGTCTTTAAATTGGTCCATAATATTATCCTTTATGATTTTATGTTCTAGTTAACATTCTGCAACCAAAACAGCTTCACAATGAAAAGCTACCAATTAACATCACACAAAGAAAGAAAGTGGTGAAATGTCATTATATGTTACAGAGTGTTAATTTTAAGACGCTAAATTTAATATAGGCAATTTTAATCtgtagtttttataaagtattttataaatttatcgCATTCCACATCCTATAATTTGTGCAATTGAATCAAATACTGTGtgatttttacagtttaaatttctaaatattttcataaaattacTGTGTTAAGAAGTAGCAATTCTAATTAATCTACAattcatatttacaaaataatgcTGGTAAATATCCGTTTCAAATTTCATatgaatattttgtgttagATTCTAACTATCTAGTTGTGTGctgaaaattatttaataatttataataatttatagaaggtaaaaatatgaatgtttttgaaaattataaaatttgaatcACAACCGTTGTACAGAGCCATGTGCGCTGGTTTGGCCGCAAACCAATTCAATGAAGGAAAACTGGGCTGTAACACTAAAAGTTTATAACTCCATAGTGGTGGTACTTGATTAGTTCATATAATGTTAGTTGTGTGTGTGTTGTATTAGCTTCGGTACATAAGGGTCTAATTACCATGATTGTGATGAAAGCTTTCTGATTGTAGTGAAAACAAATTGCGCAATAAATTATCATAAAGCTTCCTTCTGTTGCAAATGCCTTTATATACAATGACATCTTGCTTTGTCAGCAGATTCACCATAATTAGGGGGTTGATAATATGGTGATAATGAAATCaaagtattttgtattttaagttCCTATTAACGGTTACATTCCTTTGTTTACTTACAAGGTAAATGTGTTATTTTGGTGGAActaattttgtgtaaaaaaaaaaaactatagatgaaaaatttatcaaaacaaatcatgaaatacacaaacagttttgttgaagattttcattgtttacaaaGCTACAACTGATGCATGAGATCTTGGTGTCTCCATGTTGGTTTCAatcttaggcaagacacttaacgacaattggtCCAACCCAGTATTCACTAATAGAAGCCatagataaaaaaatctccccaaaataatcactcatACACGACTtttaagctggcacaaggtggaagaaacagaacaactgtgttataataactgtcgtcgccccaccatgcgaggatttgtaagttacattcatacaataAAACTGCAGGTAacaccaaggtgatcctagtaTGTATAGAGCGGCAACTTTAATATACATTTAGATTTTCTACTTCTGCCACTAACACTAATATATGCAACTTGTGCCACAGGAGATAGACAAtcactattttttttgtctttgcTTATACGGTAACAAACATTGATGTGTTATATTGTggaataattaataaacaacttaTACACATCTTAcctgtttaactttgtaagtacACGTCCTTTATGATCGCCTTTGTATTGTATCACGTGTTCATTATTTGTAGCCATTTTATGCTTATGTAGAATCTAAActagcaataaaaaaaatacttttgctGGATTACAAAGCAAGCCAAACTCAACCATTTGATTTATCAAGTTAAAcgggtcctactaaaacacgcccggtggggcccggtggggcccggtgggacccggtgaggacccggtgttacgagccatactaaaacacgcccggtggggggcccggtgagtatttcttgaaaggggagctttccctatgcAAGAGCCACCAAAATgcgtgtgtaaaacagaacttgtaaaaaaattggaagatATTGTCTGTCTTCAAAGCCTAAAGATGGCAATTTTCGGTGataaaaattacattcttGCTCCGCACGTCATCGCTGAAACAAAATGTGCAtaggaaataaaacatgatgatGAAAATGGACACGTAATTCGCAAGTTCTTCAATTTTCGCTCTGCTAAAACGGAAACAAACGTGGGATCGCGCTACTGAGGGCTTGTCCGAATACGTAAAAGCCTAACACGCTAACTAAAAGACACATCATgtctaatatttacatttttcgttttaaaagttacattgttcgtcttttaaagtttttaataataaaacttcgaTCAAGTATAAgtgtatgtatagtactgtggccTAAGGTAGGACACTTAtagcacatatagtagggtggggtaagatgggacaccttttcattctgtttctcgtctcatttggtagtaagcaaagaacattcaaagaattataaaactatattcttacgactcccatagaccgttgttaattgtttaaaacacgaacggAAAATTTGGatcttatgtgctaaaggtgccccgtctcccccgtcctactataatatttaaatatcctgatcgtgttttaaacaattaacaacagtctaNNNNNNNNNNNNNNNNNNNNNNNNNNNNNNNNNNNNNNNNNNNNNNNNNNagaacgttgttaattgtttaaaacacgaacggAAAATTTGGATCTTATgttgtaaaggtgtcccgtctcccccgtcctactataatatttaaatatcctgatcgtgttttaaacaattaacaacagtctatgggagtcgtgaggacatagttttataattctttaaatgttctttgcttactaccaaatgggacgagaaattgaatgaaaaggtgtcccatcttaccccaccccctattaacaaaattcaacgaataaacttttgctaaaaatacagttcattATGTAAGTGTACAACGAAACAAACTTCGTACATCcataatcaaagttaatttttaaaaaacttaactcGGGGGTCTTATTAGGCTAAAAATCTAAATACACGCATCACATTTTGGTGGATCTTGaatagggaaagctcccttttcaagaaatactcaccgggccccccaccgggcgtgttttagtatgactcgtaacaccgggtcctcaccgggtcccaccgggtcccaccgggtcccaccgggccccgcaccgggcgtgttttagtatatttttttccaccgggccccaccgggccccgccgggcgtgttttagtaggaccgaGTTAAACGCCATAAGCTTCTAACCGGTGGTTTACGAAGAGGGAAACTCCCCTACCTGCAACTATATAGCCGCAATTATGGTGCGCTAATAAGATATTAAACGCGAATTGCAACTTTGTTCGGTAGGGACAAACGTATATTACGTAATGTTCACAAACTAAACATTGTCGTTTTGCAAAACAAAGGCCACAACAAACTATTACTTTATGAACTTTATGTTCCTAATAATAACACTGCATGAACCAAATATGAAGTTCAACAAAAGCCAACCGAAGTCACAAGACGTGATATGCGACAAGATTCGACCGACTATTGTAGATAGGGCACATGGTAATTTGGGTACTTAACTATGAGCAATCGTATAAAAACCACTACCGTGAACAACAAATAGATGCTAAAATTAACCCAAGCCTTTATCACTGCTCAATTAACGAGTACCAACAAACTCGactcaattttaaaatagaaagcGAATCTACTTCACTGAAGTTGCCTATACGTGTTGTACAACCTTACACGATAGTTCGCGCACAATATAATTGCTGCTACCAATGCGCGTTATACACCGAACTAACATTGCAGTATTTGCCAAACGCGTGTTTTGTCCAGTTTAATAATTGCCCAGTCGATTGTCAATAAAGTGATTTCTTTTACATAACTAGTAAAACTTAGAAATTTTGACATGTACGACAGTCGTGgttaacatgtttaataaacttataaatttACCGGTGTGCACGAAATTCCTGCATGCCAATATCGAAAACATAGGTTGGTACGCAGCCATCCTCTATTGTTCAAATCGCCCTGTTTAGCTTTGGTTGGGTACTAGTATGGGCATCTTGTACAAActgttaaataatatgttaaataaatattcctaacacctaaatatttatattaagcGACGCGGGATTTATACAAACTTATAGAACGACAATAACTCTATGAAAAATGCGTGCCCCAGCACTAGTACAACATTGTGGGGTTTATCGTATGTTTAGAGgcacaatattttttctcatCTTTCGACTTAAACTCATAACACGCTCCTTCTTTGACCCGTCCATAAACGCATTTATCCTATATATTGATTAGGTTCTGTACACTTCATCGTTCGTAAGTTTGTGGCTTTAAATTTGCGTCTTTATGTTTGATATGAATTGACTACAGGAAGCAGCCCACAGGAAGTAGATGAAAACAGAACATTGTTTCCACAAGTCCATACATTCACAGTATATGATATATCACAGCTAAAGGAGCgcaacaatattaaaaataatcatacttacaaaaaacaacaataaaaatattcataaatacgaaaaaacaataacaatagtAATGTATACGAAGAAACAagaataacaatatttatatatacgaaacaaaacataataagataaaggaatgtaacttgctttatccctACTTGGAGGGACGATgacatttgttatttttttgtgattttactttttttgacaaTTGAGGCAACACATGAAAATACAACCCATAAGctactactgggttggagccaCCGTAGCGTCTTGCCTATTCTACGCCCATAGTGGTAGCAGGGTAACGTCTCGCACCTGCAGGTCTATATACCGCTACAGCCAGACGTGTTAACAATTGAACCACAACGTGAATAAACAACGGATATGAAGCAGAACGTCGGAACAAGATATTAAACAATATCTGGTAGGCTGAGTGCTCGATTTTTACTCAACTCAAGCAAACTGATGCTTCGAACTGGTTGGCAACTAAACCGCTTTTTGGTTGCGTCAGTCTCattgtttttcttattttgtcgattttcttttaattcgATTTTCTTGATGAGCTTTTCCATGCACCGAGATACTGCCCCTGTGTCTTCGGCTGCCGACACTTCTTCATATTCGTTGGGGCCCACCAGTAAGCAGGTTTTCTCGATGCCTTTGTGAGACGATACTTTTCGTcgtttctaaaaatatatttgagaTAAATAATTCAATTCGACCGGAGCAGTGGTACTGTGGTtgtagcgcgcctgcctctagtCTAACCGATAGGTGATGGACTcgaggcttgtcgctgctaccattgtggtcatAAGTgttcttgtgcaagacacttaacaacaattgctcccgcaggtggtcactaataataaaaaaaacgtccacaaagttacatagccTACATGCGGGTacctcgtaagcgggcacgagacgtataaaacagaacacccgtgttataacgactgccgttgtcCCCCGCCCCGCCCCCCGCTAATCCagcattttgtatttattgaaatatttcagttttagAATCTTACTTCTAGATCTGTCTTGTTTCCAATCAGAAGTATTGGCTTTTCTGCTTCGCCTTCATTGTTTGAATTTGCCCTTATCGTATGCATGCAATCAACCGCATAACGGAACGAAGATGGGTCGCCAACGTCATAAACGACTATTATGCCGTCACTGCGGCAAATCTCATTGCTAGCCAGCACCGGATTTTCGGTCTGTAGAGaaaaatttaagtaaaacaTTTAAGAATATCGTTTAATGAGCAAAATTTTATAcattagggtaagatgggacaaatgTTCTAAAAATCGTTGTTGATGTTAAAACCAAcactatcccatcttaccccacagtattatatagcCTACTGCAGCTGCTGCAGGTTTCCAGCGGAGCTATATAATAATGTAGTTAATATGCAGGTGTTTGTTATGGAATCGATATAGCTGGCGGATATTGCAAACTAATTGGCAGCGTGTGCCtggaaataacatttttaatttgtcaattaataatatgtttaGGTAAAAGAAAAAGCTTTTTTCTGTCGACCGTCGCAAAGTcacgtatgtggtaactcacgAGGTTTGTGAACATAACACCCttcttataacgactgtcgttttcggcaATGCCAGGATATAGTTTACACTCATTCGCATTTGTGGTATTTTACGCCAAGGATGTGGATCCATAGTTGGAATATCACAActatgaaaatttaaaaaccaaatataAAACGAATAAAACGGAACCAAAACTTACTGATGACGAGCTTGTGTCCAGAAAAGTTACCAGACGGCCCGAGGCGGTGTTGAAATTGTATGACCCATCGCCGCCGGACATGTATTCCCCAATAAAGCGGCGAGTGAGAAAACGGACAAGAATAGCTGGCgacaaaaacatatatttatttaacaatctTCTCCTTTTATTTGAGGAGCATACAAACgagaaatattatttaaatgtagatCGTGatgtataaataacaaacaatgcTCAAATAAAAGTGCAAAATAGCGTTGGGTCAGGGAAAGCGCAGAAAATCTTtccaaaacacgatcaggaaacatGAGATTTGCGCGCTAATgttatcccaccctactacacagtaatatacaccaaatacacattaaatataaacaagattTACCCGACTTTCCAACGTTGTGGGATCCAACAACTAAAATAcgaaaaggtttgtttttgttcTGATTTTTccactttatttttaactccGTCCATCTGTGTAATAAAAGTACTGTGGCATAAGATTGATACAGCAAACATATAacattccatattttctaCCCGTGTTATTAACAATTAAGAACCTCCTAcctctactatataaagtagAGTGGGAAAATAGTTTAGGTCTCTGAAGACCTACAGTCAAAATTTAAACGACTACGCAAAAGACTAAACCCACAAAAGATATTCACAAGACTTACAACTTTAAGCCACTTTTCTTGAATAAAGCTTTCGTTGGTTTTTCATTCTGTTCATTCTGTTTCAGAGCAACATTATTTCTTAGAAAACGGTCTCCTTTGTTTTTCGATACTACAATCTCCATAGTGAAATATATTCTGGGGTAAAATTCTTACATAGTTTGTATTTGCAAAACAGCTTGTTAACCCGAAACtgaggtatatatattaaacagcaGGTGTTTTATCGTTTATGAAAAAGGCTGCATAACCAGCCTATACATTACTATACAAGCAGGTCTATAAATAACCGCTTGCGTACAAAGCAGTTACGGTAAACTTCTGTGTAGAAGGGTCTTGCATATATGTTGTAATATTCTAAGCAAACATTCCGACATAGTCGTGTGTGGTATATAGATAGTAATCGTGTTTAAGTGGCATTAATAGACCACAACGAAGTCATCTCCCGCGGCTTAGAACATATCTTAACGACTTTATTTCGAATGATAACTCACAGGTTTGAAGTCGCAAATCGAAATTAAAACGTCCCAAAGTTCTTAATTTATCTAATATCCCCGAAACCGTACTACCTTTTAACCGTGAACTAAGGATTTTCCCCACAGCTATAAGGACATATTTTCGACTATAGGTTAAAATGCGTGTTGAACTGCATTCTGGAATTCAAACGGTTTCTcgaatatttaaagtttaaattaaaagctatAACAATTCAACACCGAAACTCGCAACCCCTTTGTTTAACCAATAATCCCTGGCGTATATGTTAAACCGATTGGCTTCTAAACCGAAAAACTAACTCTTTTCCATCTCTTTAAATCTTCTAAATcggttataaaataaactttttttacatttcatgTAATTACTGGTAGGCTAAATAAGCTGTTTATATAATCGCACACATATAGAAAGAACGGGATTGTGGGAAGCGGCTAAGAAGCGCTCAGAATAAACATATCGCTGTGTTTAGGCGTTTAATCGCATATCAAACAACGCAACTCTACAAGAAGTAAAGTTGAGAACAAAATATAGCTCAGTTTCACAAAGTGTTCGAATACATAAGgcgaaaaaatgaaacttaaaAAACGATGGTGCCTGCAAGACCTCGCGCTCGTTCATACCAGGTgtgaaaaataacataacaccAGCATGTATAATGAACGCGATT
Encoded here:
- the LOC104266296 gene encoding ras-related and estrogen-regulated growth inhibitor-like protein; this encodes MEIVVSKNKGDRFLRNNVALKQNEQNEKPTKALFKKSGLKLWTELKIKWKNQNKNKPFRILVVGSHNVGKSAILVRFLTRRFIGEYMSGGDGSYNFNTASGRLVTFLDTSSSSTENPVLASNEICRSDGIIVVYDVGDPSSFRYAVDCMHTIRANSNNEGEAEKPILLIGNKTDLEKRRKVSSHKGIEKTCLLVGPNEYEEVSAAEDTGAVSRCMEKLIKKIELKENRQNKKNNETDATKKRFSCQPVRSISLLELSKNRALSLPDIV